In Anticarsia gemmatalis isolate Benzon Research Colony breed Stoneville strain chromosome 4, ilAntGemm2 primary, whole genome shotgun sequence, the DNA window cacaaattatttaaaagaatttagatttatttgttaagaaataCAAAATGGTACAACAAGTCGCAAACATTTACTTGTCAAACGTCAACAATGTCAAACAAACATGATACTATCGTTCTGAAACGTAAAGAATATACCCCCTTAGTGTTAAGATAAGTTAAACGttttatgctatttttttatacaaatgcagcaagaataatttatttctccGTCTGTAAATAgcaaacaaaaatcaaaacacaGTAGATAATCTATTCTGCTACCAGTGTggtataagaataaaaaaaaaagcttaacttaatttgttttacttagCTGGACTCttaaattttgaaagaaattatgttttagttatCGATTTTTGTACAACACTAgcaaaatcatatgataatgtCACTGTCAGTGTCATGGTCATTCATGCTTCAAATAAACCTCATTCATGGCCTTGTGTAGTGTCTTCCttgtagtaaaatattgtagataTTAGTGAGTACTAGAATTGTTcactttcaatttatttttaggtgtTTGGCATTCTACCAGGAAATTTCTCACTACGACACGACGTTTCCTTATTCCTCTTCTGAGGTCTTATGGAATTATGAACTTATATAAGTCAAATTACCATTCCGTCTGTATTTCGCACAAAAATGGGAGCCTACAGCAAGCTTTACACCGCCTTCAAAAAATATCCTCTTCTAAGGGGTATGGTGTCTTATAGTATAATTTGGCCAGCTTCTAGTTTAATTCAACAAACCTTTGAGGGAAAAACGTTTGGTGAgtgcaaataaaattgttcgtaatattaaaattttcttgtcATGCTTTCATGTAAGTGACGACTTAATACTTTTTATGATTTACAGATAATTACGATTGGTGGAGAAGTGCACGATATGGCTTGTATGGATCTTGTTACGTTGCTCCTACATTATACAGTTGGTTAACAATTGCTAATATCATGTGGCCTGGAAATTCAATTCGTGCAGGTATCATTAAGGTACAGTAATTAGGCTTTTGTTACCTTAATTATTTGTAGCTTGTCAAATGAAAGCCAACTATTTCAAGTGATGCAATACTTGATGACAAATTTTATAGGTGTTAATTACTCTAACAAAAAAATGTGgtgtaatattgaaaatagtgatactatttaataaatcttGTTTGTGACCCATGGCAAACTATAGATATATCATGAATCATAAAACCATTTGCTAGTTTTTCTAtagcatttatagtattatggCACAAAAGCTACAACAGTGCCAAGATTCCTCAAAATATGATCAGTCGTTTTGGCATGATTTAGAAGCAAACCACCATCCATactgttatattagaatataataataagtaattgtatgtatattatataattgttcattaaaacatgttttaatttttgcaGACTTTTGTTGAAACTCTCACTTATACACCATTTGCAATGTGCAGCTTTTATTTTGGTATGAGTATATTGGAATCAAAGCCTTTCCATGAGGCTGTTGCTGAAGTTGAAGCTAAATTTTTGCCCACTTACaaggtaattattttaaaaattttgttgTATCTTTCACATAACAAATGCCTAATAAGAAAGTCCCAGAGAATTATACTTTATTGACTAACTAAATGTagaataactaataaaaaataaggctTTTGCCTTTATGTTAACtcacattttaattaacacaTTCACATAACAcaacaatgattttaaaattaaagtggTTATATGGTTTATTATTACATTGCAGGTTGGGGCATCAATCTGGCCAGCTGTAGCAATGATCAATTTCTGCCTCATTCCACCGAGAAACAGGGTTCCTTTTATAAGCATGTGTAGTCTTGTATGGACATGTTTCCTTGCTTATATGAAACATATAGATAAAGAGAAAGTGCCTCTAAAAAAAGGGAGTCCTATTCAGATACTGAAAGTGAATTTATGAGTCTCAGGGATATAGCATAATTTTTATAgcacaatttaatatttattataaagcatCATAGATGTTTGTTGTTATCTAGTATAGCATAGTATTTTTACAAGATTCCATCTCAAATATGTGTGATATATAAAATAGTGTCAGCCAAgctattgttataatttattgcaatttacacaacagtatttacaatattcatATGAGTGTAATAattgttgtatttgttttaaagtatttaaatgttaagtatTAATAGTCTCTTATATGTTTCAAGTATGAAACAATATAAGGGACAAAAACTGTGtgataaaaacatttcatgttaATTATCTAAAAGATAAATATCTTGAGATTCCAATATAGTTTAAGAAATGTGTTACCTAGCAAACTTGTGACagtgtatttttacaaataaattatgtatattacattataatatttgttattttattaattgataacTCCTAAACTACAAATGAACATACATTAATAAGAATACATAGAATGAggatactaaataaaaaataagattaatgtTATGGTACTGAGCCTAATCATACAGGCAATGGTATTGAACTCCTGTGTAGGCCCTTAAGCAAAGTTAAGAAAATAGCAATAGCAGTGCAAGTAAATACGTGATATTGTGACTCATTTTGGTTACATAAACTGCTTCTCATACTACTCATAGTAGGTAGATACTGAGTTTATTAGGCAGCACTAAAAGTGTGAGAATATTGATAGAGGGGCTTAATACTCTATTAATTTCAGGGATACCTATTATTACAAGAGAGGATGTCGCTGCAGATattgaagtaaattatatttggtGTCGTAACTCTCACGTAGGTACTATCAATCTTAGCCTTATGTACCTATCATCTATGGAGTCAGGAGTTGTTACTTATTTCGATTTTCGCTCCGTACTGGACTGTTAACAAAGTATTGCTAAGccatatatatttttgctatgATGATTAGCTATGAGTGTTCAAAATGagttataaaaatagcaaacaatttttaaatttttatttattctatcacCCATTTACAttcacgaatatttttttttctattggtCTAGTTACCAAATACATCCTTAGCcgtactaataaataattgcaaataattaattatagtaaacTTAGCTCAGGTGGATCTACCATATTCTACATCCTTACTCACTGTCAGATTCGTTGACAATGACAAACTTGGTGTCAAATTGTCAAGTCAAGTCTCACGTCATTGTCAAAcagtatagattattttgtaaGCATTGCATTAAAAATTGTAGATATCAGTTAGTAAAGTAAGGGTGGGTATAAAGGAAAAAATAGGCTGGTCTCGGGTGCAACAACAACCACAGTCTTTGTTATCAGGAAAGTTACAAGTACAAACATGAGTTCTcgtttataaaagtaaattacgAAGGAAGCAATGATTTTCCCTGCTTACATGTAAGACCTATATGTTTGAATTAAGTATAGATTCATAATGTCAAGCAATTCATTGTTGTTTTCTATTAATAATGAAGGCAAAGTTTACGCTTTATCAACAAGTGGATCTTGTTGGAGAGAATTTATGTATCTCGGCTTAGAATTCAAAACCTTATCAGCCGTTCCGCATTATTTATGGGCTGTTGGAGGAGACCGACAAATTTATCTTCATGTTCATGGCTTAGAAATACCTATTAGAGTTAAAGAAGAATCGTACGAAAATGAGAGGTGGTTACCATTGGAAGGTTTCAGTGGGAGACTACTTCCTACAGACAGATATCATTTTTCGTCTCAAGATGGCACAAAGGATAGATCAATTGATAGAATTAGATTACCTTCAATGGCTTGGCAGTGGGAGGGTGATTGGCAGTTAGAGCTTACACTGGATGGTCAACCTTTAGACCATGATGGATGGACATATGCTGTTGATTTCCCAGCACAATTTGGCCCCAATAAACAATGGAAATCTTGTGTTAGAAGAAGAAAATGGATAAGGTATAGAAAGTTTAGTGCTATGAATTCATGGTGTGCAATTGCTCCATTACACAAAGACCCCACTCAAGAACCTTTCATAGATATCAGTATTGGTGGAAATCAAATCCCATATGCTTCTCCTGGAACTTTATCAGTATGGGCCATCACTGCTCATGGACGTGTCATGTATAGAGCTGGTGTTAGTACCACCTCACCAGAGGGATTAAAATGGATAAACCTAAGCATTCCACCTAACTgtgatataaaacaaatttctGTAGGCCCGACTGGGTTAGTGTGGGCACTACTTTGGACTGGAAGAGCAATAATTAGAAAAGGGATAACAAAGGACTGCCCTACTGGTGAGGCTTGGATGGAAGTCAAGTCTCCTAATGATACTAAACTTACATCCTTGTCAGTTGGATACAATGCTGTGTGGGCTGTGAGTTCTGATACTAGAGTTTGGTTCAGAAAAGGAGTAGATGGAAATGGAGCCGGCACCTCTGAATCTGCTGCTATGGGCAGTGGTTGGCTCGAAATTACTGGCAATATGAGCTATATATCAGTTGGTATAAATGATCAAGTGTTTGCTATTGGAGACTCAGATAAGTCTATCTATTGGCGTAGTGGTATTACTCCTGCTGAACAAACTGGTAAAAGATGGAGAAGAGTTCAAGCAAATATGCAACTGAGTCGCACCTCTAGCTCAGCAAGTGTAGTGTCATCAACATCTAATGCAAAACATCACAGTCTCAGCATGTTGAATGAAGCTACAACTGAAAGAAAATCCAACATCAATTTACACAACTCCTGGGAAGAATCACATTCAGCACCAATTGAACATACTTTGCCCATCA includes these proteins:
- the LOC142972682 gene encoding mpv17-like protein, giving the protein MGAYSKLYTAFKKYPLLRGMVSYSIIWPASSLIQQTFEGKTFDNYDWWRSARYGLYGSCYVAPTLYSWLTIANIMWPGNSIRAGIIKTFVETLTYTPFAMCSFYFGMSILESKPFHEAVAEVEAKFLPTYKVGASIWPAVAMINFCLIPPRNRVPFISMCSLVWTCFLAYMKHIDKEKVPLKKGSPIQILKVNL